From the genome of Streptomyces ficellus:
GGCGGACTGGTTCGCGGTGACGGCGCTGTTCCGCCGCCCGATGGGGCTCCCGATCCCGCACACGGCGATCATCCCCAGCAAGAAGGACCAGCTGGGCGCCTCGCTCGGCTCCTTCGTCGGGGAGAACTTCCTCTCCGAGAGCGTCGTACGCGCCCGGCTGGGCGCCCTCGGCATCGGCGGCCGGCTCGGCGCCTGGCTGGCGGAGCCCGCGCACGCCGACCGGGTGACGGCCGAGCTGTCCACGGCGCTGCGCGGCGCGCTCACCGTGCTGCGGGACGCGGACGTCCAGGCGGTCGTGGGCGAGGCCATCACCCGGCGCGCCGAGGCCGCGGAGGTCGCCCCCGGGATCGGCAAGGCGCTGGAGCGGATCGTCGCCGACGGGGCGCACCACGGGGCGGTCGACCTCATCTGCAACCGCGCCCACGACTGGCTCGTCCTGCACGGCGACTCGATCATGGACGCGGTGCAGGGCGGCGCGCCCGGCTGGACGCCCCGCTTCGTGGACCGGAAGGTCGGCGAGCGCGTGTACCGGGAGCTGCTGCGGTTCGTCACCGAGATGCGGGACATGCCGGCCCACCCGGCGCGCGGGGCACTGGACCGGTTCCTGACCGACTTCTCGGCCGACCTCCAGGGCGACACGGACACCCGGGGGCGGGTGGAGCGCCTGAAGTCGGACCTGGTGGCCCGGCCGGAGGTGCAGGACATCATCGCCTCGGCGTGGTCCTCCGTACGCGCCATGATCATCTCGGCGGCGGAGGACGAGCGCAGCGAGCTCCGGCTGCGCGCCCGCGCGTCCCTGATCTCGCTCGGCAGCCGGCTGGCCACCGACACCCGCCTCCAGGCGAAGGTGGACGGCTGGGTCGAGGACGCGGCGGTGTACGTCATCACGACGTACCGGGCCGAGATCACCTCGCTGATCAGCGACACGGTCGCGAGCTGGGACGCGGACCAGACGTCGAAGAAGATCGAGGCCCACATCGGCCGTGACCTCCAGTTCATCCGCATCAACGGCACGGTGGTCGGCGCGCTCGCGGGGCTGGCGATCTACACGGTCTCCCACGCCCTGGGCGGCTGACCCGCCCCGCGCGGCTGACCCGCCCCGCGCGGCCGCCGCACGGCGCCCGCCCCGCTCGCCCGCCGCTCGCCCGTGGGGGGAGTGCCGGGCGGGGACCGGCCCCTGCCCGACCGGTCACCCGCCCAGCCACTGTGGGGAGGTGCTGTTCTATACGTGCGTCACGGCGCCGACGTTCAACCGCTCTTGCGGCCGACCGCCCAGGACGCGGCCGCCATGCCGCCGGCCACCGAGAACACCGCGGGCCACGCCCCGACCTTCTTGGCCAGCGGGTGCGACCCCGCGAACGCCGCCACGTACGCCGTGGTCAGCGCCGCGGCCGCCTTGCCGCCGCTGCGCTGCTTCCACTCGCGCGCCGCCACGGCGCCCGCCGCGGCCAGGGCCACGCCGCCGAGCGGCCGCTTCTTGGTCCACCGCGCCACGGCGTACCCCCCGACCAGCCCGCTCGCCGCCACCACCGATGCCGGAACCCTCGCCATCTCCGCTGCCCTGCCTTCCCGTACGCCTGTTCCTGCCTTGCCCCGAGGCTAACGCGGCGGGCGCTGCCGCCCACGGCGGGCCCGGAGGTACACCACCGCGCAGAGCGCCCCGGTGACGGCGAGCACCACGCCGGTGCGGCCGAGGTCCGACAGGGGAGCCGGGGCCCCGTCGGGCAGCAGGAGCGTCACCCCCGTCACCAGCAGCGCCCCGGCGAAGGAGCACAGGAGACCGATCAGCAGCCACCGCAGCGGACGAGTCCGCGGCGAGGTGAGGGGGTGCCGGACCACGATGCGAACCGCCTGTCACTCGGTGATGCCTTGCCGTAGACCTACAACGGGCGCCGCCTCACGGCGACACGGACGAGCGGCCGGTCGCACCCGTGCTGCCCAGCGCGGTGCGCCCGGGCCGGGTGCCGGGGTGCCCGGGTGCCCGGGTGCAGAAGCCTTCCTGCCACCATCCCGTAACGGCATGCCGCCCCGCCGATAGGGCGCCACCCCGCCCGGGCACGAACCGCGCATGCCGACCTCCACCCCGCCGCACGTCCTCGCCGCCGACCCGCTGGTCGTCGCCCAGGACGGGATCGCCACCGTCCACCAGCTCATGGACCTGGGCTGCGCCTCCTCGGTGATCGCCGCCCACTCCCGCCCGCCCGGCCCGTGGCGCCGCCTCCTGCCCCGGGTGGTCGCGCTCCAGAGGTCCGACCCCACCCCACGCCAACGCCTCCGCGGCGCCCTCCTGTACGCGGGCCCCGACGCCCTCCTCACCGGCCCGGCCGCGCTCACCCTCTACGGCGTCACGTCCGTCCCCGCCCCGAAGACCGACGTCCTCGTCACCCCCCGCTCCGCCGCCCCCCGCGGCCACGCCTACGTCCGCGTCCACCCCACCCTCCGCCCCGCCCCCCGCGTCCCCGTAACCGCCCTCGCCTGCGCCCCCCTCCCCCGAGCGGTCCTGGACACGGTCCCCTACCTGCCCAACCAGGCCGCGCTCGCCGCGCTCCTCGCGGAGGTCGTCGAGCGGGGGCTGTGCGACCGGGAGGAGCTGGTGGCGGAGGCGGAGGCCACGCGGTCATCCAGGAGCGCCTGGGTTGTGGAGGCTCTTCAACGGGCGGACTGACGACAACAGCCTCAGCCGTCGGCCGGGTTGCCGCGCAGCGTGGACACACCACCGGGCCGGAGAGCTCACCGGAGATTTCGTTCGGCTAGCCGACCGTGCCGCCCGGCGACCGCAGCGCAGGCGAGGCGGACGTGCTCAGGGGTGGAGTCTCCTCACCATCACCGCGTACATGGGTGAATCGGCGAAGGGCTGCTGCTCGCCCGCCTTCTCGTAGCCCCATGACTCGTAGAGCTCCTGCACCTTTGGGTGGGTCACGTCGACCAGTAGTACGGCGAGTTCCTCGCCGCGGTCCTTGAGCAAGGCCTCGTGCAGTCGATGGGAGATGCCCTGTTTCCGCCACTGCGGGCGCACCATGACCTCGGAGACGGCATACGTCGATGTGCACCCGCTACCAGGCTCGAAGGGGGTGGAACGCCACCATTCACGACCCGGCCGCAGCGGGGCGCCGTACGCGAAGCCGGTCGGCTCGTCCCCGTCGAAGGCGACGACACAGGTGAAGCCCTCCATCCGGGACCAGTGGTCGACGAACCAGGGAAACCGCTGGTGGAACTCGTTGTCCATCGCGTCGGCGTATGCGTCGGCGTGCACGTCGATCAGCATTTGCCGGAAGCCTTCCGGGAGGCCGTCGCGACCGTAGTTCCGCAGGTCGATCACCGTGGTCATGCTCGACTCCATTCATCTCGCATACGGTTTGCCCAGTCGCGGGACACGCCTTCCTGTCGCCACCCGCTCGGCGCTCGTCAACTGGCTATCTGCCGCCAGGTCGAGTTCGGCACGGTGGCTCGGAGGAAGGCCGGCTCCGCCACCTTGACTTGAGCGCGACCGGTGCCCGGCCCCTGAAGCTAGCTGGCCCCGACCCAGCCGATGAAGGATCGCCAGGTGCGGTCCGGTACGGCCAGGATGGGGCCACCGCGCTGCTTGGAGTCGCGAACCAGCACCAGAGGCGCTGCCTCCGCGCATTCGACGCACTCGGTACCGCTACCGCCGCTGTACGACGAAGTGAACCACCGGAGGTCGGGCTCGTCCGTCATCAATGCTCCTCGCACACGCGCTGTATGAACTCCGCCGAGGCCGGGAGGTCGAGCGCCTGTGCGCGGAGGTAGTCGAACGCCAATTTATAGCGCTCCAGTTCTTTCGGCTTCTCCATGAACAGGCCGCCGCCAAGCAGATCCGCGTAGACGACGTCCAGTTCGGGGGAAGGGCCGCCGAGGATGACGAAGCTACCGACCGCAGCGGCGTGCGCGCCGGTGGCGAAGGGCAGGACCTGAAGGGTGATGTGCGGCAGTGTGACGATCTCGGAGAGGTGCCTCAGCTGCTCACGCATGGTTTCGCGGCCGCCCACGCGGCGCCGTATCACTGCCTCGTCGATCACGGCCCAGATGTGCGGGGGGTCCTCGCGGTGGAGCAGCTCCTGCCGCTTCATACGGATGTCGACCATGTGCTGTACCTCAGCCTCGTCGCAGCGCATTTCGGAGGCGCGGTGCACAGCCTCGGCGTAGGCACGGGTTTGAAGGAGGCCCGGTACGTACATGCTGGCGTAGTGGTCTTCGCGAACCACCTCGTCCTCGAGTGTGAGCATGAGGTTCATCGACTCTGGGATGGAGTCGGCGAGTGAGCGCCACCAGCCCTGGATCTTGGCACCTTTGGCGAGTTCGACGAGCGCTGCTCGCTCTTCGTCGAGGGCTCCGTACTCCCGGCAAAGTGCGTCAACGGCTGGCCATTTGACCGTGCCTTCCTTGGTTTCGTAGCGACTCAGCGTGGCCTTGGAGATGCCGACGCGCGAGCCCGCCTCCTCAAGGGTCAAGCCTGAGTTCTCGCGAAGACGGCGGAGCTCGACGCCTAGTTGGCGACGGCGTGTGGTGGGTCCGACCGGCATGCTGTTCGCCCTTCTTATCGATCTCCCTGAGGGTGCACGCCTCCGGGAGTCAGCAGCAAGGTGGCGCACGCGGGGGGCGCTTGTACCAGCCGCGCACTCCAGAGAGGTCATCACGAGCCTCAATGAGAGTTCCATTTTGAGAGTTCCACTGCAACGCTGAAGCCAGCGCGCTGACGCGTCGAACCGCTACCCGAAAGGGGCCTTCACTGTGGACGTTTGTCGGTACGGGGTCTCACGCCAGGCCTGGGAGATTCTGTTCCTCGCGGAGGCGGAGAAGGTGGCCGAAGTGAGACGGGGTATTCGATCACATCTGCGACTATGGGGGCTCAGTGAGCGGGCCGACGTCGCGCAACTCTGCGCGAGCGAATTGGTCACCAACGTCATCAGGCACGTGGGGGTGGGAACACCCACGACGCTGGCCGTGTCCATGAGCGGGACGTTCCTGCGCATCGAGGTGCACGACCCCGACACTCGAGCACTGCCCACCCTGCTTCAGACGGATCACCACGCCGAGAGCGGTCGAGGGATGGCCCTCGTCGATGCGGTGACCGATCGCTGGGGGGTGCACATCCGCGACGACCGTAAGGTGACCTGGTGTGAGCTCGCGACGGGCCTCGACACACCCGAAGGGCACATCGGCGGAGCCCGGGTGACCAGAGCCGAGGCGCTGCTCGCGTTGTACGGTGCGGTTGACTTGCCCCGGGAGCCCGCCGCCGGCAGCCTGATCAGCCTCGCGCAGGCGGAGGAGGCGGCGATCGACGTGATCGCGGACCTCCTGCACTGGCTCCGGGCCCATGGCCGCGACCCCGACGAGGCGTTGGACCGCGCGCAGACACATTTCGAGGCTGAGGTGGTGTACGCCTAACTCGCCGCGATCGCCGCGTAGGAGTAGACGTCGACCGGGATGTCGTAGTGGAGTCGCCAGGTGATCGCCATGGGCTTGCTACCCCGGTGCTCGACGTAGGAGGCCGGGCCGAGCAGCATCCATGGCTGAGCACCGCCTATGTCCGTGGTCTTGTAGCGGCGGGCGAAAAGCAGGACCTGGCTTCCTTCGACGGCGTGACACTGATAACGCAAGCCAGTGGGTGACGTGTCGGAGGTCTGGTTCTGGGATTCCCAGTGGAAGAGTTGCTCACTCAAGGCGTAGTCGCGGTAGCGCGTCTGGGGAGAGAAGTCCTTCTCGTCCTTCTCCAACGTGATGAGCAGGGCATCCGTCTTGATGGACTCACACCACTTCACGCCCTCACGAAAGTCTCCCGGCATGAACCCGCCAATGAAGGACTGGCCCAGTGCGGGGAGGATCTCCTCACGGCTATACGAGGCGTGGACGGTCAGCGGCAGATCGAGGTGAGCGGACGTCAGCGAGATGGGAATGTGTTCTGTGCGGTCCAGGTTGTAAGCCAGCACCTGACGGAGCTCATCCCGGAAGGCCTGCTGGTCCACGAGTGTGGCGAAGCCCTCGTCGTAACTCGCGAAGCCCTTACGGGTGCTGCCGCCCAGCGGCCAGAGCTGGAAGAACAGCATGCGGGCGTAGGCCTGGCCCCGTTCATCGAGTGTCTCGTACGCTGGTGCGCCGTCCTCAAGTAGGCGGATGTAGGCGGCGACACGGAGTGGGTCGTCGACGTGGAGGAACGAGGGGATGCGCCTCAGCAGCGCCGCCTCGTCCTGGGGTGGGTCCGAGCGCAGTAGACCGGACCGTCGGAGGAGCCCTGTCCAAGAGTTGCCGTTACCTCGATAGAGCTCCTTGAGCTCCCGGCCGCTTTCCGTCAGGTAACTGCCGAGTCGCGGGAGGGCGTAGTCCGCCACCTCGCGCGCCAGCGCCGTGACGTTGACGCCGATGTGTTCCTTGATGTTCGCGATGATTGTCTTCTTTGCCTTCTCCTCCAGAAGGATCTGGCAACCAGAAGGCAGTTGCGGGAAGTCATGCTCAATGTTGGCCAGGAGTCGCTTGCGGGTGAGGTTGGTCAGCGCGCGGAACTGATTCTCGAATCGGAATTCCTTGCGGTGCTGTCCGATGAAATCCAAGACGGTCAGCACGGCTTTACCCTCGCTGCGACGCAGTCCCCGCCCCAGTTGCTGGAGGAATACGATGGCGCTGGAGGTGGGGCGTAGCAGGAGGAGCGTGTCCACGTCCGGAACGTCGAGGCCCTCATTGAAGAGGTCGACCGAGAAGATCGTTTGAAGGGTGCCGGCCTTGAGATCGGCCAAGGCCTGCTGGCGTTGCGCGGCGGGTGTTTCGCCGGAGATCGCGACCGCACGCAGCCCGGCGGCACGAAAGGCCTCCGCCATGAAGTGGGCGTGTGCGACGGTCACGCAGAAGCCCAGCGCTCGCATAGTGAACGGATCGGCGATCTTCTCCTGTACCGACTTCGCGACCAATCGGGCCCGGGCGTCGTTGCCGGTGAGCACGTTATCCAGTTGGGTGGTGTCATAGCCTCCGCGCTTCCACCGCACGGCGCGCAGATCGGTGTTGTCACTGATGCCGAAGTAGTGAAATGGGCTGAGCAGGTCGTTCTCCAGGGCCTCCCACAGTCGCATCTCCGCGGCGATCCGGCCGTCGAAGTACTCGTCCTGGATGCTCCTGCCGTCCGTACGCTCCGGCGTCGCCGTCAGGGCAAGCAGCTCCTTGGGTGCGAAGTGGCTCACGATCTTCTTGTAGGTCGGGGACGTGCCGTGATGGAACTCGTCGATCACGATGACGTCGAAATGGGTGGGCGGCAGTTTGTCCAGTACGCGATCCTTAAGCGATTGCACGCTGGCGAATACGTGCGTCCAACGTTCCGGGATCTCGCCGCTGTGGAAGGATTCGCCGAAGTTGGCATCGTTCAGTACGTCTTGGTACGTGCGCATCGATTGGCGCAAGATTTCTTTACGGTGCGCCACGAAGAGCAATCGTAGATCTCGTCCGTGCTGCCTCCGCAATTGTTTGTAATCCAGCGCCGCCATCACCGTCTTGCCCGTGCCGGTCGCGGCCACGAGGAGGTTGCGGTGACGGTGGTGCACCACTCGCTCGGCGGCCAGCCGCTCCAGCATGTCGCGCTGGTGGGGGTAGGGCCGTACTTCTAGACCGGACAGCGTGATGCGTCGGGTCGCAGAGGCCGTGGACGACCCACCGGCGATCGTGAGCGCTTCCTCAAGGCGGCTCCCATCCCGCTGTGGGTCGTACGGTTCGAAAGAAGGGTCGCTCCAGTACGCGTCGAAGGTGCCCTCGAACTTGCGGAGGACGTCTGGGGTCGCCACCGATGAGAGACGGACGTTCCACTCCAGCCCGTCCAGCAGGGCTGCTTTGGAGAGGTTGGAGCTACCGACGTACGCCGTGTCGTAGCCGGTGCCGCGGCGGAACAACCACGCCTTGGCGTGGAGCCGAGTAGAGCGCGTCTCATAGTTGACCTTGACCTCGGCATGGAACTCCTCGACGAGGCGGTCTAGGGCGCGGCGCTCGGTGGCTCCGATGTAGGTCGTGGTGATGACTCGTATGGGTACGCCGCGTTCACGCGCGGCCTTCAAGGACTGTTCGATGATGCGTAGCCCGTGCCACTTCACGAAGGCGCAGAGAAGGTCGACGCGGTCGGCGGTGGCGATCTCGGTACGGAGTTCGAAACCGAGGCTGGGATCTTCCGGTGCGTTGGTGATGAGCGCGGTATCGGAGAGAGGTGTCGCTGGCCGGAGCGCGTAGACGCCCGGCGCCTCTTCACGTGCCAGCGCGAGGAGTGCACGTGGCCCGTCCGCGACGAGGTCAACCCACTCCCGGGCACCCTCCAGTGTGCTGATGGACTCCAGGATGTGGTTTGCCGCGTGGACCCGCTCTTCGGCGGCCAGCCCCTGGAGCACGTGTCGCACTGTGCTGGCGACGTGTCTCGCCAAGACGTGGGGCACGGACTCTGGCCCAATGACGTCGCTGATCTGTCGCCACCCGTGTTCGGCGCTCTCCGCAAGCCGCTGTTCGAGGCGCAGCGTGATGAGCTGCTCGTACAGACCCGCTGACAAGGCCGAGGAATCGCTGCCGATCTGAGGCATGGCTCGCTCCCGGTGGACGTGATCGCTGGAGCCGTTCTACCAAGGTGCGCGGACACCCCGGTCCGCAACGGCCAACTGAGCCCACGCGACATGACGAAGTCGGTCGCTACTAATCAATTTCATGGCTGAACCTGATCATGTCGGGCTAACTTTTGTGAATGTCTCTCCGTGACCTGCTGATACGCATAGCGCAGACCTACGAGCCCGACGGCATGGCGTCCAGCGATCTCCCTGGACACGCCGCGTTGTGGGAAGTGGAGAAGCGAACGGACCTGCCCTGGCCCACGGGTTGCTCCGCCATAGGCTACGGCGGGCAGGGGAAGGCGAGCCTGACACCCTGGATCGGGGTCTTCGACCGCACCATCAACGAGAACCCGCACGACGGCCTCTACCTGGCCTACATTTTCGACTACCCACGTCACTCGGTCACCCTGACCTTGCAGCAGGGCGTGACCAAGCTGAGCAAGGTGTACGGCAAGGGCGGCAAGCTGCATCGCTATCTGACCGTCCAGGCGCAGACGTTGCGGGGAGCCCTACGGCCGGAGTTGGCCGACGAGTGGCAGGACACGATGGACCTGCTGGTGGGCACCCAGCACTGGCGGCCCCGTTCCTACGAGAAGGCCAACGTGGCGGCGCGGCGGTACCTGGTGGAGAGCCTGCCCTCGGACGACGACCTGGTGAAGGACTTGGGGGAGGCGGTGCAACTCCTGCGGGACGCAGCCGTGGTGGACCGCTTCTGGCTCCAGTCGCCGACGGCCACGGAACCGATCATCGAGTTTGCCGAGCACGGCCACGCCGAGGACCCGCTGGCCGACTTCCAGGCGAAGAGCAGCGACAGCTACTACGTCGACGTCCAGGGCGGCAGGCAGGAGCGGACCAAGGAGCATGAGGCGTTGCTCCTGAGGTTCGCGCAGCACGCGGCCGCCTGCGGGTACGTCGCGATCACGAAGAACATGCACCCGCGTGACGTCGTCCTACGACACCCCCGTTTTCCCCAACGCGAGTGGCTGGTCGAGGGCAAGACGGTGAAGCCTCGGGCGGCGTACCGGGCCGTCCGTGAGGCGGTCGGCCAGCTGTACGAGTACCGGCACTTCTACTACGAGAGGAAGGGGCACCCGGAGGCTCCGCACCTCGTGGCGCTGTTCACGCACGACATAGGGGAGTACGCCGACTACCTGGCCACACTGGGCATCGCGGCCATCTGGGAGCGACCCAGCGGGTGGGGCGGCTCCCAGCAGGCCATCGATTGGCGGTTGGCCGACTCCGACGACTAGACCCCGCTCACCCGTTGTCGCAGCCCACGCCGTCGTTGTCGCGGTCGAGGTGGCTGGCGTAGCCGGGGTCGCCGCGGTGGACGGGGGCGGCGCCGGCGGCACGGGCGGCGGCGCAGTTGGCGTAGTAGACGTCGCCGCCGCTGTCGTCGCCGCCACCGCTGTCGTCGTTCGAGTCGGGGGCGGCCGCCGGGGCGGGGGCCTGGCGGGTGACCGTGGTCGTCGCCGTGACCGTTTCGGTGACGGTGACCGTGGGGGCCGGGGCGGCGGAGGGGGTGGCCGTGGCGGTGGCGGTGGCCGTGGTGGTGACCGTGACGGCGGAGGCGGCCTTGGTGGTGGCCTTGGGGGCGTCCTCGGAGCCGAGGGCCCCGCAGCCCGTGCCGATGATCAGGAGCAGCGCGCCGCCCGCCCAGACGCGCTTCACGCGGTACAGGGGGCGGGCGGCGGACGGCTGCTGGTAGGCGTTGCTCATGGGCACACGTCTCCCTCGCGCACAGGCTGACGGCAGTGGTTGATTGTGAAAATACTGCACGTGAACGGTGAAGAGGAGGGAAACGGTCCGATCCGGCGTCAGATGCGTGCCGTCCCGTGGCACGCCGCGTACTTCGTGCCCGAGCCGCACCAGCAGGGGGACGTGCGGGGCGGGGGCCAGGGGGTGGCGCGGCCGCGGGCGGCGAGGGTGGTGGCGTACTGGGGGAGGAGCGCCGCGTTGGACGGCGACGTGTACTCGGAGGCCGCGAACGCCTCGTACGACGGGACCGTGCCCTGGACGATGCCCAGGTTGGGGGTGCCCGCGGCGGAGAGTTCGCGCAGCGAGGCCTCCAGGTCCGTGAGGTGGGCCTCATGCGTGGGGTACTCCGACTCCAGCTCCGGGTAGGCCGCGAGGAGCTCGTCCAGCTCGCCGGCCGGCCAGAGCAGGACCGCCACCGGGAACGGGCGGGACAGGGCCGTGCGGTACGAGCCGAGCTCACTGCGCAGCCGGGTGATCTCCGCCCGCAGCTCGGCCGGGTCGGAGGAGCCGAGCGACCACAGGCGCTTCGGGTCGTGCAGCTCGTCCAGCGGGACGGCGCCCGTGTGGAGGCGGTCCGCCAGGACGTCCCAGTCGTCGTGGCGCAGCGCCAGCAGGCGGCGCACCCGGTGGCGGCCCATGAGCAGCGACTGGTGCGCGTAGGGCACCTCGTCCTCGGGGGACGGGACGAGGGCGGTGACGGCCGTGCTGAAGGTGGCCTCGGCGGTCTCCAGCTCGTCGTGGGCCTCCAGGGTCTCCGCGACGATCTCCCAGGCCGCGCCGTCGGTGACCGGCGTCGCGCGGAGGCCGTCGATGATGACCCGCGCCTCGGCCTCGTGGCCGTACTCCCACAGGTTGGCGGCCTTCAGGGCCTTGATCAGGTGCGGGTTCTCCGGGGGCGGCGTCGCGGCCAGGAGGTCGTCGTACAGCGTCGTCGCGCGTGCGCGGTCGCCGGCCAGCTCCAGGTGGGCGGCCGCCTGGAGGAGCAGCGGTTCGCGGTCCTCGGGGTACCGCTCCGCGGTGCGCAGCAGACGCTCGGCTTCGGTGATGTGATCGGCAGGCGTGTCGGGGCGCATGGGGGACACCGTACTGCTGTGCGCAAGGACTCTGGTGGGTTCACGGGGGAGCACCTATGGTGCCGCCGTGCGCGAGCGGATACCGGTGGTGGTACGTCGGCGGCGGCGCGGGTGGCGCGGGGCGCTCGCCCGGGGGGTGTGGGTGGCGGGCGAGGGCGCCGTCACGGCCGGGGTGGTGTTGCTGCTGCTCGTCGCCCACCAGCTCTGGTGGACCAACCAGCAGGCCCGCGCCGGCGCCCAGAGGCAGGTCCACGCTCTGGAGCGGGAGTGGGCCAAGCCGCCGCCACCCGGCGCGGGCGCGGGTGCGGAGCCGTCCCCCGTACCGCCGGACCTCGCGCCCGTACCGGAAGGCACCCGGCCCGGCAGCGGGGCGGACGTGGAGCGCCCGTCCGCCGGCGGGGAGCGCCCGGAGCCCTCGCTGTCCCCGCGCGGCCCGGCGTACGCGATCCTCCGCATCCCCGCCCTGCGGCTCACCGTGCCCGTCGCGCACGGCGTCGCCAGACGCGGCGTCCTCGACCAGGGGTACGTCGGGCACTACCCCGGCACCGCGCGGCCCGGCGAGGCCGGGAACCTCGCCCTCGCCGGGCACCGCAACACCCACGGTGAGCCCTTCCGCCACATCGACCGGCTCCGCAGGGGCGACGAGATCGTGGTGGAGACCCGCGACGGCGTCCACACCTACGCGGTCGA
Proteins encoded in this window:
- a CDS encoding excalibur calcium-binding domain-containing protein, translating into MSNAYQQPSAARPLYRVKRVWAGGALLLIIGTGCGALGSEDAPKATTKAASAVTVTTTATATATATPSAAPAPTVTVTETVTATTTVTRQAPAPAAAPDSNDDSGGGDDSGGDVYYANCAAARAAGAAPVHRGDPGYASHLDRDNDGVGCDNG
- a CDS encoding DUF397 domain-containing protein, which gives rise to MTDEPDLRWFTSSYSGGSGTECVECAEAAPLVLVRDSKQRGGPILAVPDRTWRSFIGWVGAS
- a CDS encoding GNAT family N-acetyltransferase; translation: MTTVIDLRNYGRDGLPEGFRQMLIDVHADAYADAMDNEFHQRFPWFVDHWSRMEGFTCVVAFDGDEPTGFAYGAPLRPGREWWRSTPFEPGSGCTSTYAVSEVMVRPQWRKQGISHRLHEALLKDRGEELAVLLVDVTHPKVQELYESWGYEKAGEQQPFADSPMYAVMVRRLHP
- a CDS encoding ATP-binding protein, translating into MDVCRYGVSRQAWEILFLAEAEKVAEVRRGIRSHLRLWGLSERADVAQLCASELVTNVIRHVGVGTPTTLAVSMSGTFLRIEVHDPDTRALPTLLQTDHHAESGRGMALVDAVTDRWGVHIRDDRKVTWCELATGLDTPEGHIGGARVTRAEALLALYGAVDLPREPAAGSLISLAQAEEAAIDVIADLLHWLRAHGRDPDEALDRAQTHFEAEVVYA
- a CDS encoding DUF3427 domain-containing protein, with amino-acid sequence MPQIGSDSSALSAGLYEQLITLRLEQRLAESAEHGWRQISDVIGPESVPHVLARHVASTVRHVLQGLAAEERVHAANHILESISTLEGAREWVDLVADGPRALLALAREEAPGVYALRPATPLSDTALITNAPEDPSLGFELRTEIATADRVDLLCAFVKWHGLRIIEQSLKAARERGVPIRVITTTYIGATERRALDRLVEEFHAEVKVNYETRSTRLHAKAWLFRRGTGYDTAYVGSSNLSKAALLDGLEWNVRLSSVATPDVLRKFEGTFDAYWSDPSFEPYDPQRDGSRLEEALTIAGGSSTASATRRITLSGLEVRPYPHQRDMLERLAAERVVHHRHRNLLVAATGTGKTVMAALDYKQLRRQHGRDLRLLFVAHRKEILRQSMRTYQDVLNDANFGESFHSGEIPERWTHVFASVQSLKDRVLDKLPPTHFDVIVIDEFHHGTSPTYKKIVSHFAPKELLALTATPERTDGRSIQDEYFDGRIAAEMRLWEALENDLLSPFHYFGISDNTDLRAVRWKRGGYDTTQLDNVLTGNDARARLVAKSVQEKIADPFTMRALGFCVTVAHAHFMAEAFRAAGLRAVAISGETPAAQRQQALADLKAGTLQTIFSVDLFNEGLDVPDVDTLLLLRPTSSAIVFLQQLGRGLRRSEGKAVLTVLDFIGQHRKEFRFENQFRALTNLTRKRLLANIEHDFPQLPSGCQILLEEKAKKTIIANIKEHIGVNVTALAREVADYALPRLGSYLTESGRELKELYRGNGNSWTGLLRRSGLLRSDPPQDEAALLRRIPSFLHVDDPLRVAAYIRLLEDGAPAYETLDERGQAYARMLFFQLWPLGGSTRKGFASYDEGFATLVDQQAFRDELRQVLAYNLDRTEHIPISLTSAHLDLPLTVHASYSREEILPALGQSFIGGFMPGDFREGVKWCESIKTDALLITLEKDEKDFSPQTRYRDYALSEQLFHWESQNQTSDTSPTGLRYQCHAVEGSQVLLFARRYKTTDIGGAQPWMLLGPASYVEHRGSKPMAITWRLHYDIPVDVYSYAAIAAS
- a CDS encoding MrcB family domain-containing protein; its protein translation is MSLRDLLIRIAQTYEPDGMASSDLPGHAALWEVEKRTDLPWPTGCSAIGYGGQGKASLTPWIGVFDRTINENPHDGLYLAYIFDYPRHSVTLTLQQGVTKLSKVYGKGGKLHRYLTVQAQTLRGALRPELADEWQDTMDLLVGTQHWRPRSYEKANVAARRYLVESLPSDDDLVKDLGEAVQLLRDAAVVDRFWLQSPTATEPIIEFAEHGHAEDPLADFQAKSSDSYYVDVQGGRQERTKEHEALLLRFAQHAAACGYVAITKNMHPRDVVLRHPRFPQREWLVEGKTVKPRAAYRAVREAVGQLYEYRHFYYERKGHPEAPHLVALFTHDIGEYADYLATLGIAAIWERPSGWGGSQQAIDWRLADSDD
- a CDS encoding DUF445 domain-containing protein; the encoded protein is MNQTKSPLVAFSYTAADEEKRQGVRRMKLTATALLLLVAVIYVLATWARNSGVTGWPGYVAAAAEAGMVGALADWFAVTALFRRPMGLPIPHTAIIPSKKDQLGASLGSFVGENFLSESVVRARLGALGIGGRLGAWLAEPAHADRVTAELSTALRGALTVLRDADVQAVVGEAITRRAEAAEVAPGIGKALERIVADGAHHGAVDLICNRAHDWLVLHGDSIMDAVQGGAPGWTPRFVDRKVGERVYRELLRFVTEMRDMPAHPARGALDRFLTDFSADLQGDTDTRGRVERLKSDLVARPEVQDIIASAWSSVRAMIISAAEDERSELRLRARASLISLGSRLATDTRLQAKVDGWVEDAAVYVITTYRAEITSLISDTVASWDADQTSKKIEAHIGRDLQFIRINGTVVGALAGLAIYTVSHALGG
- a CDS encoding SEC-C domain-containing protein, with product MRPDTPADHITEAERLLRTAERYPEDREPLLLQAAAHLELAGDRARATTLYDDLLAATPPPENPHLIKALKAANLWEYGHEAEARVIIDGLRATPVTDGAAWEIVAETLEAHDELETAEATFSTAVTALVPSPEDEVPYAHQSLLMGRHRVRRLLALRHDDWDVLADRLHTGAVPLDELHDPKRLWSLGSSDPAELRAEITRLRSELGSYRTALSRPFPVAVLLWPAGELDELLAAYPELESEYPTHEAHLTDLEASLRELSAAGTPNLGIVQGTVPSYEAFAASEYTSPSNAALLPQYATTLAARGRATPWPPPRTSPCWCGSGTKYAACHGTARI
- a CDS encoding helix-turn-helix domain-containing protein; the encoded protein is MPVGPTTRRRQLGVELRRLRENSGLTLEEAGSRVGISKATLSRYETKEGTVKWPAVDALCREYGALDEERAALVELAKGAKIQGWWRSLADSIPESMNLMLTLEDEVVREDHYASMYVPGLLQTRAYAEAVHRASEMRCDEAEVQHMVDIRMKRQELLHREDPPHIWAVIDEAVIRRRVGGRETMREQLRHLSEIVTLPHITLQVLPFATGAHAAAVGSFVILGGPSPELDVVYADLLGGGLFMEKPKELERYKLAFDYLRAQALDLPASAEFIQRVCEEH